A stretch of DNA from Sulfurovum sp. TSL6:
GCTCCTCTCAAAATCCTGTTTAAGCGTAATTATAGCAAACAACTTTTATAATCGCGTCATTATTGGGGATGAAATAACCCTTATTTTGAAAGAGTAATTTATGGTAAAAGTAGAATTTTTAGGTCCCATCGGTAAAGCACCGATGGAGATGGAAGCTTCGACATTGGCAGATGTCTCCGCGCAACTCAAAGAAGATGATAGTTTGATCAAATGGCTAGATAAATGTGCAGTAGCACTCAATGATACGATGGTGAACGATCTAGCAACTGAACTTAAAGATGGTGACAGGATATCTATCTTGCCTCCTGTGTGTGGTGGATAAGTCGTGGAACTCTACCATGGACCGTTAGATACCAAAGAGATCTTTGGTCGTTGGCTTGATGAGCAGGCAGAGTCAAATTATGGTGCCTATATCCCTTTTGTGGGAACGATACGTGCTGAAGACGATATAGAAGCACTGAGTTTTGATATCTATGAACCGATACTGCAAAAATGGTTTGATGCGTGGCAGGAGAAAGCTGCTGCTCTAGGGGCAGTGGTAAAAATGGCACACTCCATTGGAGATGTTCCCGTACATACTTCTTCTTATATCTCTGCTGTATTTTCTCCTAAACGTAGAGTGGCATTGGAGCTTATTGATGAATTTGTGGAAGATTTTAAAGCCAATGCCCCTATATGGAAGTATGATGTGAAAAAAGGTGAACGCATTTACGCAGCAGACAGAAGTACTCCGATGAACGGCTCAGGTTTATTAAGTTAAAGGAACCCAGCTTTTTGACAATAATTGTCTCACGCGACTTGTCGCATAATGAATAAGGAAAACAACAATGGCATTTATGCATTTTGATGAATCACTCCAGATGATACAAGATCTTAGGATAAAGAATTATAAAACAAAAAAACTTTATTTGGTAGATGCACGGGGGTATGTACTGGCTGAAGATATTGTGGCAGACCATAACTCTCCGGAGTTCCCTACCTCTGCGATGGATGGCTATGCTATTATTCATGAAGATATGACACTGGGAACGCTCAAAGTGGGAAGTATCAATCCTGCAGGTTCTGCACTCAAAGAAGAAGTGATAGGCGGTACATGCATCAAGACTTTTACAGGTTCACTGATGCCACATGGTGCTGATACACTTATTCCTATAGAAAATGTAGAAGTGGATGGTGATGAGATCATCATTAAAGAAGAGGTACCCCAAGGGTTTGCTGTACGTGAAGTAGGGGAGAACTATGAAAAAGGGCAAATGCTTATTCCTAAAGGAACTAAAATAGACTTCCCTCAAATAGGTGTCATGGCCAGTTTAAACATCGAAAATGTGCTTGTCTATGAGAAGCCAACCGTAGCTATTCTATCGACAGGTTCAGAATTACTGGAATTAGGGGAAGAACAAACCAACGATTCTCAGATAAGAAGTTCCAATAATTATATCCTTGAAGCAATAGTCAATAAGTATGATGGTGTACCTATGCAACTGGGATGCATCAAAGATGATAAAGAAACCATCACTAAAGAAATTTCTGCTGCCTTAGAAAAATCTGATATTGTTGTGACGACAGGCGGAGTGAGTGTCGGCGACTTTGACTTTGTGAAAGATGTTATTTATGAAATTGGTTGTGATGTAGTGTTTAAGGGTGTACGTGTAAAACCTGGACAGCATATCATGGTAGCACGCAAGGATGATAAGTTTATTATCGGGCTTCCGGGATTTGCTTATTCTTCTACTGTGACGGCATTACTTTACTTGGTCCCACTGATAGAAAAACTGCAACAGGGAAAATCTTCTCTGAGAAAAGTAAAAGCCAAGCTTAAAGAGCCATTTCTAAAACGTGCCAAAAAAGCAGAGTTTACAGCTTGTAATGTAAATCTTATGCAAGGGGAGTACTATGTTGACTTTAAAGACAAAAAAGTAGGTTCCTCGGCTATCCTTACGAATATGCTTGGGGATGTAGCCCTTCTAGTTACTTCAGAAGATGATACTTCCAAAGCCGTTGGAGATGAAGTCACTGTTTTGCTTCTTGGTTAAAGCGTCTTCCCTTGACTAAAGTGAGAGAATAGATTCTCTTGCTTTTAAAAACATAGCAAATTCGGCTGCTGTGGTACATCCCATTTTGATCGCATAACTTAACAATTCTTTATTTTTTGAGTAGATCATTTTCAATCCTTTGTTTTTAAATATGTCAAATTGTATAAATAAATAGTAAAATAATTAAAAAATATGTCAAATTGTCATACTTTTAAGAAAAATACCCTATAATTTGTCATATATATAATAAAAAAGGAGTTAAAATGTTAGTACTTAGTGAAATTATCGAGAAGTTAAAAGATGTACTCTCAGAGAGTACCATAGGGAAAAAAGTGTTTGACAAAGATGTGGCTACTGCACTGAATATTCCCCAGGCAACGTTTGCAACGATGAAAAAAAGAAACTCCATTCCTTATGAAGAGATACTGGAGTTTTGTGCGCTTAAGAAGATCTCTGTGAACTGGCTCTTTTTTGACCAAGCCGTTGATATGCTCAAAGAGGAGACAGAGAAGTTTTTTCAGGTACGGTATTTTTCTGATATCCGAGCAAGTGCAGGTGGGGGTGCTTATGGATTTGATGAAGATTTTGAGACGATATCCATAGATGAAAAAATTATGCACAATATGGTTGGACTAGGGAACACAGAACTGGAAGCTATTCATGTCGATGGTGAATCTATGGAGCCAACTTTACAGGATGGCAGCATTGTTTTCATCGATAGAACAGAAACCAATATCAATAAAAATGGCATATTCATTGCATCAACTACGGGAGGATTGTTCATCAAACGTATCCAGCAGCGTGCAGATGGTATGATAGAGCTTATTTCTGATAACAGTATGTACCCACCACAAGCGGTTGCTTCTGATGAAGTAACGATTGTAGGTAAGGTTGTTGGTAATATCGAAAGTTTATAGTTTTCGATATTGCAAAGCAATAAAGAGCAGCCTGTTGCAAGAGCCTACTGCTAACTATCAACTAAATTGCAG
This window harbors:
- a CDS encoding MoaD/ThiS family protein, coding for MVKVEFLGPIGKAPMEMEASTLADVSAQLKEDDSLIKWLDKCAVALNDTMVNDLATELKDGDRISILPPVCGG
- a CDS encoding molybdenum cofactor biosynthesis protein MoaE; amino-acid sequence: MELYHGPLDTKEIFGRWLDEQAESNYGAYIPFVGTIRAEDDIEALSFDIYEPILQKWFDAWQEKAAALGAVVKMAHSIGDVPVHTSSYISAVFSPKRRVALELIDEFVEDFKANAPIWKYDVKKGERIYAADRSTPMNGSGLLS
- a CDS encoding molybdopterin molybdotransferase MoeA, with the translated sequence MAFMHFDESLQMIQDLRIKNYKTKKLYLVDARGYVLAEDIVADHNSPEFPTSAMDGYAIIHEDMTLGTLKVGSINPAGSALKEEVIGGTCIKTFTGSLMPHGADTLIPIENVEVDGDEIIIKEEVPQGFAVREVGENYEKGQMLIPKGTKIDFPQIGVMASLNIENVLVYEKPTVAILSTGSELLELGEEQTNDSQIRSSNNYILEAIVNKYDGVPMQLGCIKDDKETITKEISAALEKSDIVVTTGGVSVGDFDFVKDVIYEIGCDVVFKGVRVKPGQHIMVARKDDKFIIGLPGFAYSSTVTALLYLVPLIEKLQQGKSSLRKVKAKLKEPFLKRAKKAEFTACNVNLMQGEYYVDFKDKKVGSSAILTNMLGDVALLVTSEDDTSKAVGDEVTVLLLG
- a CDS encoding LexA family transcriptional regulator; its protein translation is MLVLSEIIEKLKDVLSESTIGKKVFDKDVATALNIPQATFATMKKRNSIPYEEILEFCALKKISVNWLFFDQAVDMLKEETEKFFQVRYFSDIRASAGGGAYGFDEDFETISIDEKIMHNMVGLGNTELEAIHVDGESMEPTLQDGSIVFIDRTETNINKNGIFIASTTGGLFIKRIQQRADGMIELISDNSMYPPQAVASDEVTIVGKVVGNIESL